A window of Cydia pomonella isolate Wapato2018A chromosome 22, ilCydPomo1, whole genome shotgun sequence contains these coding sequences:
- the LOC133530039 gene encoding KRAB-A domain-containing protein 2-like isoform X1: MDIPNNTTSSSSFCEKFESELTEYEQQHQGAQKKPWTAERVLEVMNNLRKARVTVSLNQPKTSMDYYWLSKYDIMKMENEEFLIFKRKTLKDPIIRIVPRNQYFTILEEVHISCGHGGRDKMTQAIKSKFYIPKKAVEIFVSHCPTCETKKQLRKGIVSQDYNISGQVDVMEFQSCHDADGEYKCMQGAISTFDTLQNEYIDADTSSGISPDRRPSSTSNTPNRDPSDDIPESDDADAPAAFTTHTPHKRQTNRKRKVTSEKTKVSTTHEAFGHYIADKLQNLPHKQRIFAEKIINDAIFEAELGNLSRDCYVYVPRIKTSGSE, from the exons atgGATATTCCAAATAATACCACGTCTTCTTCAAGTTTTTGCGAAAAATTTGAGTCTGAATTGACTGAATACGAACAACAACATCAAG GGGCTCAAAAAAAACCATGGACTGCCGAAAGAGTTTTGGAGGTTATGAACAATCTCCGAAAAGCTAGGGTGACCGTGAGTTTAAATCAACCCAAGACGTCTATGGACTATTACTGGCTATCAAAGTATGACATAATGAAAATGGAAAATGAagagtttttaatatttaaacgaAAAACTCTAAAAGATCCAATTATACGTATTGTACCAAGAAACCAATACTTTACCATCCTAGAAGAAGTCCATATATCTTGCGGCCACGGCGGGCGGGACAAAATGACACAAgctataaaatcaaaattttatataccGAAAAAAGCAGTAGAAATATTCGTTTCTCATTGTCCTACATGCGAAACAAAAAAACAGCTCAGAAAAGGAATTGTGTCTCAAGATTATAATATCAGTGGGCAGGTGGATGTAATGGAGTTCCAATCGTGTCACGACGCTGATGGCGAGTATAAGTGTATGCAAGGTGCTATTTCAACGTTTGATACTCTGCAAAATGAATAT ATCGACGCCGATACGAGTTCAGGAATCTCACCAGATCGTCGGCCATCGTCAACCAGCAATACACCCAATCGAGATCCCTCTGACGACATCCCAGAATCCGACGACGCCGACGCCCCAGCGGCGTTCACTACACATACTCCACACAAGCGACAAACCAATCGCAAACGCAAGGTAACAAGTGAGAAAACAAAAGTCTCTACTACGCATGAGGCGTTTGGTCACTATATTGCGGACAAGTTACAAAATCTGCCGCATAAGCAAAGAATTTTTGCagagaaaataataaatgacgCAATTTTTGAGGCAGAGCTCGGGAATTTAAGTAGAGACTGTTATGTTTATGTGCCACGGATAAAGACATCAGGTTCGGAGTGA
- the LOC133530039 gene encoding KRAB-A domain-containing protein 2-like isoform X2, which yields MDIPNNTTSSSSFCEKFESELTEYEQQHQGAQKKPWTAERVLEVMNNLRKARVTVSLNQPKTSMDYYWLSKYDIMKMENEEFLIFKRKTLKDPIIRIVPRNQYFTILEEVHISCGHGGRDKMTQAIKSKFYIPKKAVEIFVSHCPTCETKKQLRKGIVSQDYNISGQVDVMEFQSCHDADGEYKCMQGAISTFDTLQNEYIDADTSSGISPDRRPSSTSNTPNRDPSDDIPESDDADAPAAFTTHTPHKRQTNRKRKVLSYNKLFV from the exons atgGATATTCCAAATAATACCACGTCTTCTTCAAGTTTTTGCGAAAAATTTGAGTCTGAATTGACTGAATACGAACAACAACATCAAG GGGCTCAAAAAAAACCATGGACTGCCGAAAGAGTTTTGGAGGTTATGAACAATCTCCGAAAAGCTAGGGTGACCGTGAGTTTAAATCAACCCAAGACGTCTATGGACTATTACTGGCTATCAAAGTATGACATAATGAAAATGGAAAATGAagagtttttaatatttaaacgaAAAACTCTAAAAGATCCAATTATACGTATTGTACCAAGAAACCAATACTTTACCATCCTAGAAGAAGTCCATATATCTTGCGGCCACGGCGGGCGGGACAAAATGACACAAgctataaaatcaaaattttatataccGAAAAAAGCAGTAGAAATATTCGTTTCTCATTGTCCTACATGCGAAACAAAAAAACAGCTCAGAAAAGGAATTGTGTCTCAAGATTATAATATCAGTGGGCAGGTGGATGTAATGGAGTTCCAATCGTGTCACGACGCTGATGGCGAGTATAAGTGTATGCAAGGTGCTATTTCAACGTTTGATACTCTGCAAAATGAATAT ATCGACGCCGATACGAGTTCAGGAATCTCACCAGATCGTCGGCCATCGTCAACCAGCAATACACCCAATCGAGATCCCTCTGACGACATCCCAGAATCCGACGACGCCGACGCCCCAGCGGCGTTCACTACACATACTCCACACAAGCGACAAACCAATCGCAAACGCAAG gTACTTtcgtataataaattatttgtatga
- the LOC133530040 gene encoding tubulin beta-1 chain, producing MREIVHIQAGQCGNQIGAKFWEIISDEHGIDPTGAYHGDSDLQLERINVYYNEASGGKYVPRAILVDLEPGTMDSVRSGPFGQIFRPDNFVFGQSGAGNNWAKGHYTEGAELVDSVLDVVRKESESCDCLQGFQLTHSLGGGTGSGMGTLLISKIREEYPDRIMNTYSVVPSPKVSDTVVEPYNATLSVHQLVENTDETYCIDNEALYDICFRTLKLSTPTYGDLNHLVSLTMSGVTTCLRFPGQLNADLRKLAVNMVPFPRLHFFMPGFAPLTSRGSQQYRALTVPELTQQMFDAKNMMAACDPRHGRYLTVAAIFRGRMSMKEVDEQMLNIQNKNSSYFVEWIPNNVKTAVCDIPPRGLKMAATFIGNSTAIQELFKRISEQFTAMFRRKAFLHWYTGEGMDEMEFTEAESNMNDLVSEYQQYQEATADEDAEFDEEQEQEIEDN from the exons ATGAGGGAAATCGTGCACATTCAAGCTGGACAGTGCGGCAATCAGATCGGCGCTAAG ttCTGGGAGATCATCTCAGACGAGCACGGCATCGACCCCACTGGCGCCTATCATGGCGACTCGGACCTGCAGTTGGAACGCATCAACGTTTACTACAATGAGGCCTCTGGCGGCAAGTACGTGCCTCGCGCCATCCTGGTGGACTTGGAGCCCGGCACCATGGACTCTGTCCGCTCTGGACCTTTCGGACAAATCTTCCGCCCCGACAACTTCGTGTTCGGACAGTCTGGCGCCGGCAACAACTGGGCTAAGGGTCACTACACTGAGGGCGCCGAGCTTGTAGATTCAGTCCTAGACGTCGTACGAAAAGAATCAGAATCCTGCGACTGCCTCCAAGGCTTCCAGCTCACACACTCGCTCGGCGGCGGCACTGGATCCGGTATGGGCACACTCCTCATCTCAAAAATCAGAGAAGAGTACCCCGACAGAATAATGAACACATATTCAGTTGTACCTTCGCCTAAGGTGTCAGATACAGTAGTAGAACCTTACAACGCCACACTTTCAGTCCATCAGCTAGTCGAAAACACAGACGAGACCTACTGCATCGACAACGAGGCTCTCTACGACATCTGCTTCCGCACGCTCAAACTGTCCACCCCCACGTACGGCGACCTCAACCATCTCGTGTCGCTCACCATGTCCGGCGTCACCACGTGTCTGCGGTTCCCCGGTCAACTGAACGCCGACCTTCGCAAACTGGCCGTGAACATGGTACCCTTCCCACGTCTGCACTTCTTCATGCCCGGGTTCGCGCCGCTCACGTCCCGCGGCAGCCAGCAGTACCGCGCGCTGACCGTGCCCGAGCTGACGCAGCAGATGTTCGACGCCAAGAACATGATGGCGGCGTGCGACCCGCGCCACGGCCGCTACCTCACCGTGGCCGCCATCTTCCGCGGTCGCATGTCCATGAAGGAAGTCGACGAGCAGATGCTCAACATCCAGAACAAGAACTCGTCCTACTTCGTGGAATGGATCCCCAACAACGTGAAGACCGCTGTGTGCGACATCCCGCCCCGCGGTCTCAAGATGGCCGCCACCTTCATCGGCAACTCCACCGCCATCCAGGAGCTGTTCAAGCGCATCTCCGAGCAGTTCACGGCTATGTTCAGGCGCAAGGCTTTCTTGCATTGGTACACCGGCGAGGGCATGGACGAGATGGAGTTCACCGAGGCTGAGAGCAACATGAACGACCTGGTGTCAGAGTACCAGCAGTACCAGGAGGCCACCGCCGACGAGGACGCCGAGTTCGACGAGGAGCAGGAGCAGGAGATCGAGGACAACTAA